Proteins from one Mixophyes fleayi isolate aMixFle1 chromosome 9, aMixFle1.hap1, whole genome shotgun sequence genomic window:
- the IQSEC2 gene encoding IQ motif and SEC7 domain-containing protein 2 isoform X2, translating to MVGIDTFLSSCQCSCYFLWLLLRRLSARVEGGDSLGSESGTIVDSPLQQPTYRGEVKSDHYDLPSPTRHISHPALQWSQRARLQPASVALRKQEEEENKRSKALSDSYELSTDLQDKKVEMLERKYGGYFLSRRAARTIQTAFRQYRMNKNFERLRSSASESRMSRRIILSNMRMQYSFEEYDKSHNAPYFQGKPVSLDEGVAACRGQGERGLQYGGSCSGMDGDSINTSGEFSNEITELEDSFSKQVKSLAESIDDALSCRSMHCTDPRDDKGSLEKGESKEQHDSTATSFSDVTLYMDEGVPVSPLSLDRPPSSDQDTPQGNSSRQEYWATSSSREDSRENGSRRSTPCMECRDFRMRGAHLPLLTIEPPSDSSVDLSDRSDRGSLNRQVVYEQENCSPHGTLKQAPHKGPARSPHPHRHYHPEPPPPDTGGGNNGAPVGVVVGGGMGGVRHIHHGKQELGENSDGDNESLNSTTNSNETINCSSGSSSRDSLREPPNTLCKQTYQRETRHSWDSPAFNNDVVQRRQYRIGLNLFNKKPEKGIQYLIERGFLSDTPVGVAHFILERKGLSRQMIGEFLGNRQKQFNRDVLDCVVDEMDFSNMDLDDALRKFQAHIRVQGEAQKVERLIEAFSQRYCVCNPALVRQFRNPDTIFILAFAIILLNTDMYSPSVKPERKMKLDDFIKNLRGVDNGEDIPRDLLVGIYQRIQGRELRTNDDHVSQVQAVERMIVGKKPVLSLPHRRLVCCCQLYEVPDPNRPQRMGLHQREVFLFNDLLVVTKIFQKKKILVTYSFRQSFPLVDMQMQLFQNSYYQHGIKLLSAVPGGERKVLIIFNAPSLQDRLRFTSDLRESIAEVQEMEKYRVESELEKQKGVMRPNTSPGPGMKETVNGTLGRPSLDDTYALGEGLKRSALSSSLRDLSDVGKRGRRNSAGSLDSTIEGSIISSPRPHQRLPVPPPPPPEEYKAPRPASNSSSFLGSLFGSKRGKGPFQNLPPASLPPHPHTPPGIDGPSKIQALHAQYCHSQGVLAQPPPPYHSQPPPSSAPPQQQHQPPPPPSHRYHVPPSSAQFTLQRPGQQKRPAVGGPPLTPSSPHPQYTLHGRHPSNQPQSPLPMYGSVPQHAMTHTYPQHMHQTQHSMQKQPPKHFVFSHHPSQMPPQQQRPPQSQYNPQHPMQHNQSPCSPLSPIPPHPSYPPLPPPSPHTPHTPHTPLTPHSPLPPTSPLPQHASHHPMGTNTAQGNPKQKPVNRISTVV from the exons TGTCGAAGGTGGCGACTCTCTTGGCAGCGAATCTGGAACAATTGTCGACAGTCCGTTGCAGCAGCCTACGTACCGCGGTGAGGTGAAAAGCGATCACTACGACTTGCCATCACCCACCCGTCACATCTCTCACCCGGCGCTCCAGTGGAGTCAAAGGGCCAGATTGCAACCAGCCAGCGTTGCCTTACGCAAGCAGGAAGAGGAGGAAAACAAAAGATCCAAAGCCTTGTCTGACAGTTATGAATTGTCTACAGACCTACAGGACAAGAAG GTGGAAATGCTGGAGAGGAAGTATGGGGGCTATTTCCTCAGTCGGCGAGCGGCTCGCACCATCCAGACCGCGTTCAGACAGTATCGCATGAATAAGAACTTTGAACGCCTCCGCAGCTCTGCTTCTGAGAGCCGCATGTCCCGTCGGATCATCCTATCCAACATGCGCATGCAGTACTCCTTTGAGGAGTATGACAAGAGCCACAATGCTCCATACTTCCAGGGCAAACCTGTGTCATTGGATGAAGGGGTAGCTGCATGTCGTGGGCAGGGGGAGCGAGGTCTTCAATATGGGGGTTCCTGCAGCGGTATGGACGGTGATTCTATCAACACCTCGGGGGAATTTTCCAATGAGATCACAGAGCTTGAGGATTCCTTCTCTAAGCAG GTAAAGTCCCTGGCTGAGTCAATAGATGATGCTCTTAGCTGCCGATCTATGCACTGCACAGATCCACGAGATGACAAGGGAAGCTTGGAAAAAGGAGAAAGCAAAGAGCAACATGACAGTACCGCCACTTccttcagtgatgtcacacttTATATGGACGAGGGAGTCCCCGTGTCTCCCCTCTCTCTAGACCGACCTCCAAGCTCCGATCAGGACACTCCACAAGGAAATAGCTCCCGGCAGGAATACTGGGCGACCTCCTCCTCGAGGGAGGACAGCCGAGAGAATGGCAGTAGGCGAAGCACACCCTGCATGGAGTGCCGAGACTTTCGAATGAGAGGGGCCCATCTTCCATTGCTCACTATCGAGCCCCCCAGTGACAGTTCTGTGGACCTGAGTGATAGGTCAGACAGAGGGTCTCTAAATAGACAGGTTGTTTATGAACAAGAGAACTGTAGCCCTCATGGGACTCTTAAACAAGCGCCTCACAAAGGACCTGCTCGTTCCCCACATCCGCATCGACACTACCACCCGGAACCTCCGCCTCCGGACACTGGGGGTGGGAATAATGGCGCCCCGGTGGGAGTTGTGGTTGGAGGTGGCATGGGAGGGGTGCGACATATCCATCATGGTAAACAGGAACTTGGGGAGAACTCTGATGGCGATAATGAAAGTCTAAACAGCACCACCAACTCCAACGAAACCATCAATTGCAGCTCCGGCTCCTCCTCCCGCGATAGTCTACGGGAACCCCCCAACACGCTATGTAAGCAGACGTACCAGAGGGAAACTAGGCACAGCTGGGACTCTCCTGCTTTTAATAACGATGTGGTGCAGAGGAGACAGTACCGCATCGGTCTCAACCTCTTTAACAA GAAGCCAGAAAAAGGGATCCAGTACTTGATCGAGAGGGGATTCCTATCCGATACTCCTGTGGGGGTAGCACACTTCATCCTTGAGAGGAAAGGACTGAGCCGACAGATGATTGGGGAGTTCCTTGGAAACCGCCAGAAACAATTTAATCGGGATGTTTTAGA CTGTGTAGTGGACGAAATGGATTTCTCAAACATGGATCTGGATGACGCCCTACGGAAGTTCCAGGCTCACATACGTGTTCAGGGGGAGGCCCAGAAAGTGGAAAGGCTGATTGAAGCTTTCAG TCAGCGTTACTGTGTGTGCAATCCGGCCTTGGTTCGCCAGTTCCGTAACCCGGACACCATCTTTATACTGGCGTTTGCCATCATCCTGCTAAACACGGACATGTACAGTCCGAGCGTGAAACCGGAGCGCAAGATGAAACTAGATGACTTCATCAAGAATCTGCGGG GGGTTGATAACGGAGAGGACATTCCCCGGGATTTGCTAGTTGGAATATACCAGAGGATCCAGGGTCGAGAGTTGAGAACGAACGATGATCACGTATCTCAGGTGCAAGCGGTGGAGAGGATGATTGTTGGAAAGAAGCCG GTACTGTCTCTTCCACACCGACGTCTTGTCTGCTGCTGTCAACTCTACGAGGTCCCAGATCCAAATCGTCCGCAGAGGATGGGTCTGCACCAGCGGGAGGTCTTCCTCTTCAATGATCTTTTGGTG GTTACAAAGATTTTCCAGAAGAAGAAGATTTTAGTGACCTACAGCTTCCGGCAGTCCTTTCCACTTGTGGACATGCAGATGCAGCTCTTCCAGAACTCTT ATTACCAGCATGGCATCAAATTGCTCTCCGCTGTGCCTGGTGGTGAGAGGAAGGTGTTGATAATCTTCAATGCTCCAAGCCTTCAGGACCGGTTGAGGTTCACCAGCGATTTGCGAGAGTCTATTGCAGAAGTGCAGGAAATGGAGAAATACAGAGTAGAGT CCGAACTAGAGAAGCAGAAAGGGGTAATGCGCCCAAACACCTCCCCTGGTCCTGGGATGAAGGAAAcggtgaatgggactctgggccggCCAAGTCTGGATGACACGTATGCACTTGGGGAAGGACTGAAGAGAAGTGCCCTGAGCAGCTCCCTAAGAGATCTCTCTGATGTTG GTAAGAGAGGGAGGCGTAACAGCGCAGGATCTCTGGACAGCACTATTGAA GGATCTATCATTAGCAGCCCTCGTCCTCACCAGCGGCTTCCTGTTCCACCACCGCCGCCTCCTGAGGAGTACAAGGCTCCCAGACCAGCATCCAATTCTTCCTCTTTCCTGGGCTCTCTGTTTGGAAGCAAGAGAGGAAAGGGTCCCTTCCAGAACTTGCCTCCAGCCTCGTTGCCGCCTCACCCTCACACACCGCCAGGAATCGACGGACCATCCAAAATCCAGGCTCTTCATGCCCAGTACTGCCACAGTCAGGGAGTGCTGGCTCAGCCTCCGCCACCGTATCACTCCCAGCCGCCCCCATCCTCTGCGCctccccagcagcagcaccaaCCTCCCCCGCCACCTTCTCATCGCTATCACGTGCCCCCGTCCTCGGCTCAGTTTACGTTGCAGCGTCCAGGCCAGCAGAAGAGACCAGCTGTAGGAGGGCCCCCCTTGACCCCCAGCTCACCACACCCACAATACACCCTGCACGGCAGGCACCCTTCAAACCAGCCTCAGTCCCCCTTACCCATGTATGGTTCTGTGCCCCAGCATGCCATGACGCACACCTATCCCCAGCACATGCATCAGACCCAGCACTCCATGCAGAAGCAACCACCCAAGCACTTTGTGTTTAGCCACCACCCTTCTCAAATGCCTCCTCAGCAACAGCGCCCTCCACAGTCTCAGTATAACCCGCAGCATCCCATGCAGCACAACCAGTCTCCCTGCTCACCCCTGTCGCCCATCCCGCCACATCCATCTTATCCgcctcttccccctccatctcCACATACGCCTCATACACCTCATACCCCTCTCACGCCACACTCCCCTCTGCCCCCAACGTCCCCACTGCCCCAGCATGCTTCCCATCACCCTATGGGGACAAATACTGCCCAAGGCAACCCGAAACAGAAGCCAGTTAACAGAATCAGTACGGTAGTGTGA
- the IQSEC2 gene encoding IQ motif and SEC7 domain-containing protein 2 isoform X3, with protein MWCLHCASDRTPRILQHGLCVEGGDSLGSESGTIVDSPLQQPTYRGEVKSDHYDLPSPTRHISHPALQWSQRARLQPASVALRKQEEEENKRSKALSDSYELSTDLQDKKVEMLERKYGGYFLSRRAARTIQTAFRQYRMNKNFERLRSSASESRMSRRIILSNMRMQYSFEEYDKSHNAPYFQGKPVSLDEGVAACRGQGERGLQYGGSCSGMDGDSINTSGEFSNEITELEDSFSKQVKSLAESIDDALSCRSMHCTDPRDDKGSLEKGESKEQHDSTATSFSDVTLYMDEGVPVSPLSLDRPPSSDQDTPQGNSSRQEYWATSSSREDSRENGSRRSTPCMECRDFRMRGAHLPLLTIEPPSDSSVDLSDRSDRGSLNRQVVYEQENCSPHGTLKQAPHKGPARSPHPHRHYHPEPPPPDTGGGNNGAPVGVVVGGGMGGVRHIHHGKQELGENSDGDNESLNSTTNSNETINCSSGSSSRDSLREPPNTLCKQTYQRETRHSWDSPAFNNDVVQRRQYRIGLNLFNKKPEKGIQYLIERGFLSDTPVGVAHFILERKGLSRQMIGEFLGNRQKQFNRDVLDCVVDEMDFSNMDLDDALRKFQAHIRVQGEAQKVERLIEAFSQRYCVCNPALVRQFRNPDTIFILAFAIILLNTDMYSPSVKPERKMKLDDFIKNLRGVDNGEDIPRDLLVGIYQRIQGRELRTNDDHVSQVQAVERMIVGKKPVLSLPHRRLVCCCQLYEVPDPNRPQRMGLHQREVFLFNDLLVVTKIFQKKKILVTYSFRQSFPLVDMQMQLFQNSYYQHGIKLLSAVPGGERKVLIIFNAPSLQDRLRFTSDLRESIAEVQEMEKYRVESELEKQKGVMRPNTSPGPGMKETVNGTLGRPSLDDTYALGEGLKRSALSSSLRDLSDVGKRGRRNSAGSLDSTIEGSIISSPRPHQRLPVPPPPPPEEYKAPRPASNSSSFLGSLFGSKRGKGPFQNLPPASLPPHPHTPPGIDGPSKIQALHAQYCHSQGVLAQPPPPYHSQPPPSSAPPQQQHQPPPPPSHRYHVPPSSAQFTLQRPGQQKRPAVGGPPLTPSSPHPQYTLHGRHPSNQPQSPLPMYGSVPQHAMTHTYPQHMHQTQHSMQKQPPKHFVFSHHPSQMPPQQQRPPQSQYNPQHPMQHNQSPCSPLSPIPPHPSYPPLPPPSPHTPHTPHTPLTPHSPLPPTSPLPQHASHHPMGTNTAQGNPKQKPVNRISTVV; from the exons TGTCGAAGGTGGCGACTCTCTTGGCAGCGAATCTGGAACAATTGTCGACAGTCCGTTGCAGCAGCCTACGTACCGCGGTGAGGTGAAAAGCGATCACTACGACTTGCCATCACCCACCCGTCACATCTCTCACCCGGCGCTCCAGTGGAGTCAAAGGGCCAGATTGCAACCAGCCAGCGTTGCCTTACGCAAGCAGGAAGAGGAGGAAAACAAAAGATCCAAAGCCTTGTCTGACAGTTATGAATTGTCTACAGACCTACAGGACAAGAAG GTGGAAATGCTGGAGAGGAAGTATGGGGGCTATTTCCTCAGTCGGCGAGCGGCTCGCACCATCCAGACCGCGTTCAGACAGTATCGCATGAATAAGAACTTTGAACGCCTCCGCAGCTCTGCTTCTGAGAGCCGCATGTCCCGTCGGATCATCCTATCCAACATGCGCATGCAGTACTCCTTTGAGGAGTATGACAAGAGCCACAATGCTCCATACTTCCAGGGCAAACCTGTGTCATTGGATGAAGGGGTAGCTGCATGTCGTGGGCAGGGGGAGCGAGGTCTTCAATATGGGGGTTCCTGCAGCGGTATGGACGGTGATTCTATCAACACCTCGGGGGAATTTTCCAATGAGATCACAGAGCTTGAGGATTCCTTCTCTAAGCAG GTAAAGTCCCTGGCTGAGTCAATAGATGATGCTCTTAGCTGCCGATCTATGCACTGCACAGATCCACGAGATGACAAGGGAAGCTTGGAAAAAGGAGAAAGCAAAGAGCAACATGACAGTACCGCCACTTccttcagtgatgtcacacttTATATGGACGAGGGAGTCCCCGTGTCTCCCCTCTCTCTAGACCGACCTCCAAGCTCCGATCAGGACACTCCACAAGGAAATAGCTCCCGGCAGGAATACTGGGCGACCTCCTCCTCGAGGGAGGACAGCCGAGAGAATGGCAGTAGGCGAAGCACACCCTGCATGGAGTGCCGAGACTTTCGAATGAGAGGGGCCCATCTTCCATTGCTCACTATCGAGCCCCCCAGTGACAGTTCTGTGGACCTGAGTGATAGGTCAGACAGAGGGTCTCTAAATAGACAGGTTGTTTATGAACAAGAGAACTGTAGCCCTCATGGGACTCTTAAACAAGCGCCTCACAAAGGACCTGCTCGTTCCCCACATCCGCATCGACACTACCACCCGGAACCTCCGCCTCCGGACACTGGGGGTGGGAATAATGGCGCCCCGGTGGGAGTTGTGGTTGGAGGTGGCATGGGAGGGGTGCGACATATCCATCATGGTAAACAGGAACTTGGGGAGAACTCTGATGGCGATAATGAAAGTCTAAACAGCACCACCAACTCCAACGAAACCATCAATTGCAGCTCCGGCTCCTCCTCCCGCGATAGTCTACGGGAACCCCCCAACACGCTATGTAAGCAGACGTACCAGAGGGAAACTAGGCACAGCTGGGACTCTCCTGCTTTTAATAACGATGTGGTGCAGAGGAGACAGTACCGCATCGGTCTCAACCTCTTTAACAA GAAGCCAGAAAAAGGGATCCAGTACTTGATCGAGAGGGGATTCCTATCCGATACTCCTGTGGGGGTAGCACACTTCATCCTTGAGAGGAAAGGACTGAGCCGACAGATGATTGGGGAGTTCCTTGGAAACCGCCAGAAACAATTTAATCGGGATGTTTTAGA CTGTGTAGTGGACGAAATGGATTTCTCAAACATGGATCTGGATGACGCCCTACGGAAGTTCCAGGCTCACATACGTGTTCAGGGGGAGGCCCAGAAAGTGGAAAGGCTGATTGAAGCTTTCAG TCAGCGTTACTGTGTGTGCAATCCGGCCTTGGTTCGCCAGTTCCGTAACCCGGACACCATCTTTATACTGGCGTTTGCCATCATCCTGCTAAACACGGACATGTACAGTCCGAGCGTGAAACCGGAGCGCAAGATGAAACTAGATGACTTCATCAAGAATCTGCGGG GGGTTGATAACGGAGAGGACATTCCCCGGGATTTGCTAGTTGGAATATACCAGAGGATCCAGGGTCGAGAGTTGAGAACGAACGATGATCACGTATCTCAGGTGCAAGCGGTGGAGAGGATGATTGTTGGAAAGAAGCCG GTACTGTCTCTTCCACACCGACGTCTTGTCTGCTGCTGTCAACTCTACGAGGTCCCAGATCCAAATCGTCCGCAGAGGATGGGTCTGCACCAGCGGGAGGTCTTCCTCTTCAATGATCTTTTGGTG GTTACAAAGATTTTCCAGAAGAAGAAGATTTTAGTGACCTACAGCTTCCGGCAGTCCTTTCCACTTGTGGACATGCAGATGCAGCTCTTCCAGAACTCTT ATTACCAGCATGGCATCAAATTGCTCTCCGCTGTGCCTGGTGGTGAGAGGAAGGTGTTGATAATCTTCAATGCTCCAAGCCTTCAGGACCGGTTGAGGTTCACCAGCGATTTGCGAGAGTCTATTGCAGAAGTGCAGGAAATGGAGAAATACAGAGTAGAGT CCGAACTAGAGAAGCAGAAAGGGGTAATGCGCCCAAACACCTCCCCTGGTCCTGGGATGAAGGAAAcggtgaatgggactctgggccggCCAAGTCTGGATGACACGTATGCACTTGGGGAAGGACTGAAGAGAAGTGCCCTGAGCAGCTCCCTAAGAGATCTCTCTGATGTTG GTAAGAGAGGGAGGCGTAACAGCGCAGGATCTCTGGACAGCACTATTGAA GGATCTATCATTAGCAGCCCTCGTCCTCACCAGCGGCTTCCTGTTCCACCACCGCCGCCTCCTGAGGAGTACAAGGCTCCCAGACCAGCATCCAATTCTTCCTCTTTCCTGGGCTCTCTGTTTGGAAGCAAGAGAGGAAAGGGTCCCTTCCAGAACTTGCCTCCAGCCTCGTTGCCGCCTCACCCTCACACACCGCCAGGAATCGACGGACCATCCAAAATCCAGGCTCTTCATGCCCAGTACTGCCACAGTCAGGGAGTGCTGGCTCAGCCTCCGCCACCGTATCACTCCCAGCCGCCCCCATCCTCTGCGCctccccagcagcagcaccaaCCTCCCCCGCCACCTTCTCATCGCTATCACGTGCCCCCGTCCTCGGCTCAGTTTACGTTGCAGCGTCCAGGCCAGCAGAAGAGACCAGCTGTAGGAGGGCCCCCCTTGACCCCCAGCTCACCACACCCACAATACACCCTGCACGGCAGGCACCCTTCAAACCAGCCTCAGTCCCCCTTACCCATGTATGGTTCTGTGCCCCAGCATGCCATGACGCACACCTATCCCCAGCACATGCATCAGACCCAGCACTCCATGCAGAAGCAACCACCCAAGCACTTTGTGTTTAGCCACCACCCTTCTCAAATGCCTCCTCAGCAACAGCGCCCTCCACAGTCTCAGTATAACCCGCAGCATCCCATGCAGCACAACCAGTCTCCCTGCTCACCCCTGTCGCCCATCCCGCCACATCCATCTTATCCgcctcttccccctccatctcCACATACGCCTCATACACCTCATACCCCTCTCACGCCACACTCCCCTCTGCCCCCAACGTCCCCACTGCCCCAGCATGCTTCCCATCACCCTATGGGGACAAATACTGCCCAAGGCAACCCGAAACAGAAGCCAGTTAACAGAATCAGTACGGTAGTGTGA